The Ailuropoda melanoleuca isolate Jingjing chromosome 4, ASM200744v2, whole genome shotgun sequence region TGGAGGAGATTGAGAAGGAGTACCAGGGACGTGAGAGGGAAACCAGGAGAGTGGCATCAGGGGACAATGGTACAGAGGTCATCAGTGCCTGCATAGGTAGACAAGGCTTGAGAGTGACCACCGCATCCAGTGAGGGCTGGCCAGCCTGCAGTACTCttgagtgtgagagagagtgaagaaGGGGGTCAATGAAGGTAGATGATCCTTCTTCAGGCTTGGGTGGGGAGAAGCCAGGGCAATGGACCACATCTAGTGGTGGCTGGGGCCATTTTTAGACTGAAAAAGGCAGTGGAGAAGAACGCAGGAAAGGGGGACAGCCAGAGCTGAGCCTCTGAACCGGCTGAGGGCTGGGTCCAGAGAACAACATGGTGTGGCTTTGAAAGTCTCCTTTAGGACCAACTGGGTGTTTCAGGCTCTAGATGAGGGCTGGTTACtgttattcattcatcaaacattagCTGAGTGCCTACTGGGTGCAAGGCAGTGCCTAGAGCTGGGGATTGATTGGTGAAGACACTACATTACTGTGATTCCTGAGGAGGTCATTTGGGGAGAAGGATCTTGGACACCtgcctgtctccctttctctccggAAGGACTCAACTGTCTTGAGCAACCCTGGCAATGACACTCCCCTGTGGGGCCCAGGAGAGGCCAACACATTgtcagggagatggagaaagtATTTCTTTAGTTGCACATGAGGAGGACTTGCCCACTGCCTAGCAAGCCTCGTGAGGCAACAACAGTAGGGGCTGAGGCAAGCCTCAACCCACATCCTGGCAGGCAGCCAGTGATGGGTGGGTCAGGAAGGCTCCTGGTTGGGTCTTTGCATCAGGCCCAAGCTGGGCATAAAGGAGGGACCTGCAGGTTGGGAGGAGGCCGACTTGGGGACCATGGAGACCCAGAGGGACAGCCCCTCCCTGGCGCGGTGGTCACTGTTGCTACTGCTGCTGGGCCTGGTGATCACTCCAGCTGCCTCCCGGACCCTAACCTACAGGGAGGCTGTGCTTCGTGTTGTGGACAGCTTAAACCAGCGGTCCTCAGAGGAGAATTTCTACCGTCTCCTGCAGCTGGACTCACAGCCCGAGGGAGTGAGTCGAGGAGGGGGACAGTGAGGAGGGAGGCTCTGCTCCAGCCTGCCAATCTTGGCTGTACCGTCCCTCCCTTTTTTCATGCTTTGTTCATGTCAGGAAGGCCTTTCTCCCTTTAAGTGTTCTTCCAAGAAACCTTTCTGGAGTTGTGTGCCCCCCTCCCCTACCAGCATGGGTGCTTCTTGCCTTAGAATCTCTACTGCGTGAAGAGGTGCCCCTCCCATTCAGTCTTCTGGAAGTTTCAGGGTTAAGACTGGGATTACTGGCTTTGGGATGTGACTTCCCTGCCCAGGGAAGGGCTCTGCTCAGCCTTGAGATTCCAGTGGGAATGTCTTTGCCTCCAGGAGGCCCCTGGTTTCTCGTGGCCCCCTGAGGGGGAGGTGCTACTCATTAGAGCTTGTCTGAggtccgctcatgctctctcagtTTGGTGAGGGCAAGAATGGGCTCTGTCTGCCTCACCTCTATGCCTTAGCACAGAGTCAGTACCTAAGCTGGGGggttggtggggggtgggtggggggggcacagggGTAGGGGGGTGGGCAGGTATACAGATTAGAGAAGGCAAGCATGAACCTGAGTCTGGtcttcccacttcctcccctGAGCAGGATGAGAACCCAAACATCCCAAAGCCTGTGAGCTTCACCGTGAAGGAGACTGTGTGTCCCAAGACGACACAAAAGCCCCTGGAGGAGTGTGATTTCAAGGACAAtggggtgaggctggggctgctggcagATGCCCCCCTGGGAGCTGAACGAGTGGCCTCCTGGGAATATTTCCTGCCACTGGGGTGACGCTGGGAGGTTATGGCACCAGGGTTCCAATTTGACCTGGAGACTCCTCTTCTCAGCTGGTGAAACGGTGTGATGGGACAGTCATCCTGGATGCGGACAGCAGCTACTATGACATCAACTGTGATGAGGTGAGTGTTCCCTTCGGATTGGAGGGGTTGATGGGGTGGCGGTGCATAGAACATCCTATGGGCCAATTAACCACTGTGGCATCCAGGCAGAGAAagcccctcctgccctgggcttcTCCCTCAACCTGAGCCTCAGGTCTCCAGGACTGTTTCTGCAATCccttagaacagtggttctcaaaagtgTGGTCCTGAGaacctgggaatttgttagaaatgcaaattctcgggCCCCATTCAGATCTACAGAATCAGATTCTGGTGTGGGGCCCAGCAATTTGTACTTTAACAAACCCACCAGGGGATTCTGACTCCTGTTGAGAGGCTTGAGAGCCACTTTGAGTAATGAGCTTTCAGCTATGTGACCCTGGGAAGCCCCCTGCCGTCTCTGggccagtttcttcatctgttcgTGGGTGTAGGGATTCAATCAACCACATACTCCGAAGGTTATAGCCAGAGGATGAACTGGAGCCCCAAGGCTCTTTGGGGAGCCCAAGAGAGGGGTGTCTAGGAGGGGAGGGATCTTGTCTTGACCCTGGGTCCAGCCCAGCCCCCATAAAGAAACTACTTCCTTCTGACACACAGGCCCTGGAAGCCAAATTTGGTAGGCTGCGGAATCTCATCGAGAAAGCGGGGCAGAATATTCGCGGAAAGATTCAGGGAATTGGCAGGAGAATCaaggatattttaaagaatcTTCAGCCCAGGCCACAGGTCTAAGGGTCCGCTTCGCCCTGTCTTAGGCTTCTGgaccctaaaaataaatttttgtgaaaGCAACTTCCTCTAAGCTTCAATTTTACTTGTCTTGCTCACTATCACGACCGAGTCATCATTTCTGGAAGGACTTGCGcgcgcgtgtgtatgtgtgtgtgtgcgtgtgtgtgcgcgcgtatgtgcatgtatatgtgcACACGCGCCCATGCGAAATACAAAGGTGGGGGCAGCTATTCCACCCAAAAGGGCATGGGGCGAGGCTGTAGGGCTAGGACGGCCAGGACAGTGTCTCCATTCTCAGGGTTCTTCCCCATGCCCTTCAAATGCCTCCCAGCATCCTCGCTGAACACCCAGTAGTGATTAAATCAACCCTGTGTGTAGTTAGTGGAAGGTTGCAGAGCTGTTCCTGCTTCTATGGAGATGGCAGCTGAGGGAGGGGCCAGGCATTTTGGGAAACACAGGGAGGCAGTTAAGTCTCCTGGCTGGCTAGGTTCTAAGGTCAGCCTGCTGGTGCAGTTCCCATAAATTTCCAATTCCCCTTGAAAATCTTAACTCTGGAAAAGCCCACCGCTCCTGGCATCTCCTCTGGCATTGGAAAACATCACTGTTTCTTTAGCTGGGTAGCAGATTTAAGTTGGGGGCTTGTGTTTAGGGATCAAATGGTATCAACATTTGGTACCATTAAAAGCAAGAGTCTTGCTTGGCAGGCTGAAGAGCTCTGGCTAGTGGAGACAGGGGTGTTTCAGACACTGTCGATGTCTTGCCCACTTGCCATTCAGTAGCTGACTAGAAGCACCAGTGGCTCTTGGCTGGGGGTGTTGGCACTCCAAGAAGCAACCTCAACCAAAGATTGGTGGGAGTTggtgggaaaatattttctcttccttgctccTTGGGTGGGTCCACTCCAAGATATTGCCCAGGTCCCCAGCTGGTTGTGTCCCTGTTGCCCACAGCAATGACCTGTTATTAACACACACTGTTCTGGCTTCTGTTCCTGCTCTGTCTCACTTCCTTATGCTCCCGATCCTGCCTTCTGTATTTGCCTACCAAATCAACTCCTTCCCCTTGCGTCCTTGTCTTAGATCTGCTTCTGGGGCCAACCTAAAATAAGATATAGACATCCTGCTCTGAGAGCAACAGGAGGCAGGATATCACATAGCATTTCCTTTGTTATCTGTCATGCTTGCTTCTTCCTGGTGAGCAGGTCACGCTAAGGTTTTCTGCTTCCCGTGGCTCCCACCTTCTGAAGCGGGCCCATGTTGAGTGGGCTCCACTTGACCCTTCCTTCTGTGATGGCCACTGTTCATCAATTACTGAATTCTCATGCCCTGTTGTGGGCCATTGTTGTGATCACCCTGGAAATCAGAGTTAATTGTCTTAGTGAACGGACGTGGCCTTCTCTGATTACAAGGATCTGAAAAGGCTCTTGCTTTAGGAAATAGGTTTTCTCTTCCATCAAAGGTGTTCATCTttgtgtgattttgtttttaaatttttctcaatattttatttaaaaagtagttaaacacgggcacctggctggctcagtcagtagaacatgtgactcttgatctcagggtagtgagtttgagcaccacattgggtgtagagctccctaaaaaaataataaaattaaataaaaaattaaaaagtagttaAACATACAGGACCATTAGAAGAATTGTATGGTGAACATGTACCCACCTATTAGACTCTACAATCAATATTTTACTTGGATTATTTTTGTAGTTGCTTTAGAGTCAATCCTCTAGCTGCTCCTTGGATGGTCTTTGCTCCTTGTGGCTGGTTTGGGGCAATAGCATGGATTCAGGAGGCATGCTTTTAGCCTGGTCCTTTTAGGGGACAATGCCCCCCCCCGGATGTTTGTGACAAGAGGAACCACCCCAAACAGACAAGATCAGAGCAGCTGGTGACATTGACCTGTATCAGTCACCGAGGCTGTGGGCTGTTGCCTCCAGAGCACGTAACAGGCACCTGAGAAATGACAGTCCCTCTCTTCCCCTTAGGGGAGAAGTTTGGCTGATGGGTAACCTGTATTTTCTGGTGATTCCAAGGATGACTTTGGTGACTCAAGGCTGGAATGTCTTTAAACACGAGGCAGAGgaagcatattttttttcaaagattttatttatttatttgacagagagagagacagccagtgagagagagaacacaagcagggggagtgggagacgaagaagcaggctcccaggggaggagcccaatgtggggctcgatcccgactttgggatcacgccctgagccaaaggcagacacttacgactgagccacccagaagcccccagaGGAAGCATATTCCCCAGCCGTGGTCTCGTGGTGAAAAATCACTGATAGGAACTCAGAGTTTGGGGCCACATTCACTGGAGGAGCCCCAGAATGCACAGCAGGGCAGGTGCATTAACTGGTTACAAGGGTAACCAGCCAGGTGCCGCCTGTGAGCAGAGATGAGTGGAGTTTGGCCTCGTCAGCATTCACTCACCTAGTGCGGAAGGTCACCGTGTTGCTCCAAAGATGAACGTTTTCTATTTGTGATCTCAGTGCCAgttttttggagtttttatttgttcgtttttgtttttaaagcttttgattGGTATGAGAGCCTCTGTTTGAACAGGTCAATAAATCAGTGGGGTGGGTACTGAAATGTTTCCATGGATCCGTATCTATCCTTCTGCTGCTTTTAGACATACTGTTTGTCACCAGAATGCCCCACAACAGGAGCTTCAGCCTCAGAGCACATGGGCTCAAGGCTTTTATGAGATGAGGGTGGCGTGCTCCGTGGGGCCGGAGATGTTTTCCCCTCTTGCACATGTTGGAGCCAGTCAGCCTCATGGTTTTCGTGACCACCAATGTCTTCCCTGTTCACGAAGGCCTTTGTGGCATTTGAAACACGCCAAGCACCTGTTTCTAGTCTGGCCAGATCCTGTTTGCAGGGATGAGGCCATGTACATCAGTGTGGTTCTGAGGGGACTCTGTGGTCTGGttctggggccctggggcaggtCTGGCTGACCACCTCAGGAGCCTGGGGTATGGCATCTTTGACCTGGGGCAAAAAACCGAGTTAGGGGAGCCTGTGGAATCCAAAAGAAAAACCTGAGGTGAAAAAGCATTCCAAACAAGCCATTAGtatggagggggtggggcgggTAGGCCAAGAGGAGCATCCCGTGGGAGGTCCAGGGTGGCTGGACAGCCGAACAAGAGGTGGTGGTTTCACAAGGAGCCAGAAGGCATTTACTCAAGCTGAACCTGTAGCCCCATGGGCTGCTTCCAGGGCGCCTGGAGCCTTGGTcaagagaagggagggggcacTTGGAAGCCTCCGCCAAAGTTAGCCCCTTGGAATGTGTGCTCCTTGCCTTCCCCGCCTCTTCCTTAAGGAAGATAAAGGGTAACCTCCCCGCATTTCACATGGGGGGagtaccaaaacaaaaaacagggggGAGAAAAACCCACACAAGGCAGGAAAAGGCCAAATAACTTCCTCAGGATAGACACATTTGCTGAAATTGCCTGAAAAGAGTTCGGTGAGCTAAATATAGCACACTCTCACCCAATCGTGGCACGATCCTTATCGAATTACCCATTGCACGCTAGGGAATGGAAATTTCACATGACTAGTCTGATTCCAGAATCCGAATAGGGTCCAAATTGGTAAGCATCAGCTACAGTTGGTAAAAGAGAGGACAGTTTTCTTGCCCATTGCCCAACTCCAGCTTCAGAGCCATCCTGGGTCTTGCTCGCCCTTCCTGTCTGCCAGCAtagccccaccccctgccctgtctGTACCCGGATGCTGCTCTTGGCATCCAAGGAGCACAGCAGAGCTCAGACCCATAAGTACCTCCCCCACCCTGGGAGTGTTCCTGGTTTATGCTTCCAGATCCAAGTCCCAGGAATGCAGAAAGGGAAGGGCAGGGCCTTGGGAGGGTCGGGTGAGTGGGGGAGGTGGCCAGAGTGGCCCTGGTCATCCTTGTCCAGATAGGGTAAAGGAGGCTCCTGGGTAAGGCTGCATCAGGCTGGAGCTGTGGGGCACACTTTCTCCCGTAGACACACTTCACCCATCCAGGATGGATTTGTGTTGGATGGGGAAATATTTTAGACTTCTTCAGTCTTTAGttacaaattaattaaaagtaaaatttaaaatgtagttcCTCAGCAGCACTCGCCACAACAGGTGGTCCACAGTCACTTTTGGCCAATGGCTGCGGAAGCAGAGAGCAGGTTCGGGGTGGCGGCCCTTAGCACCATGGACAGTGTACGGGACTCCTGAGGAAGGAAACCCCGCCCAGCCATAGCGCAGGTGAGCAGTCAGGAGTCCTCAGCTCCGTGCAGCCCTCAACCGCCTGCACGCCCTGAAGGCCAGCCCAGGCCAGGCCTCGGATACCGCGACACCAGCTCGCCGCCTGAGGTCGGAGTGCGGGATAAAGCAGGGGGTCACTTCCTCTCGCCCTTCCGCGGGGCCCACCTCCGAGCCAGGGCTGGCAGGAAGGCGAGGCGGGGGCGGCAGCGGTGACACTGGCAGAGGCAAGTCTAAGGAGGATCGCGCAGCGAACCCCAGGGCCGCCAGTGGCgtcaggaggaggaagggatccTAAAGGAAATGCGTCAGGGTGCGGCCAGCAGCCTGCCGGAAAGCGTAGTTCCGAAGCAGAACGCTCCTCTGGCAGTGACCCCCTCCAGTTCTTAGACTTGACCCCACGTGCTGGAAGCCGTCACCGCGCGTGAACAGTGCCATGACCTCACGTGATCAGGACCATGACACCACATGATCAAAGCCATTGACTCCAAGTGATGGGAACTGTGACCTCACTAACTGTGACTGTGATCCCCACATGTTGGGGCCATGGCGCACGTCATCAGGGCATGCGGCCCCTGTGCTAAGGCCCCTGAGCCCACTTGATCAGAGCCTTGAACCCGTGTCCTCAGGGCTGTGACCACTGCCTGGCTCAGAGCAGTCACTCCGATGGTGCTCAGGACCTATTCTCCCAATCAGGACCGAACTTCACTGGGGTCTGGACCGTAGGTCTTTGTGGCTGGGACCCCATGTCCTCATGTGGAAACCCAACTTCACGTGGTATTGACCCCACGTATGTGGGGCTGTTACCCCTAGTGCAGGGTGCGACGCTAAGGGGGCATGTCATTAGCCATCTTTTATAAATTAGGTGTAGATAAGTCAGTGAGTTATATGGGTAGAATAGTCAGTGTATGGGGGTGGTGAAGTGATTTCCATTCTTCTGGTTAAAAAACcatggaaggaaaagggaaagggggaaggagaaggcaaAGGGAAATCATGGCTCTGACCACAGTCGGAAGGGTTTTGTGATGTATTAGGGATGGGAGAGATTTCAGCAGTCTCTCTTCTGCTGTCCTGCCCGCCACCCCCTTGCAgggtattcaataaacttctatctccttaaaaaaaaaatgggagagatTTTAATGCCACTTTCTCAGGGCCATAACCACAGGTGACCAGAGCCCAgaggaccagcagcagcagcaacagcattCTGATAAAAACCACTGGAGGAGCAAAGCAGAAGATCAAGGAAGAGGAGGCTCTTAACCCTTGTCTGGGAGTACAAATGAGAGGGGGACTTCCAAGGTTTTCCCTAGCTCACTCCAGGGACCATCAGTAAGCTCCCAGGCAGGCAACCTAGTATTGAAGAAACAACTCAGTCCAGCCCATAGGACAAGCTCTGGGGAAGTGCACGTGGTTCATGAGAGGGTAGAAACCTCAGGATTTGGAGCAGTTGAGTTTGGAGAGCATGGACTAGATTTTAGCCAGAAGACACATCTATTCAGACACAAGGGGAAACATGCGTGTGCAGGGAGTGCAGGGAGTGCGGGCGAGGCTTTGGCAGGAAGTCGCATCTCATCACACATGAGAGGACACACACGGGGGAAAAGCCTCCTGTGTGTGGGGAGTGTGGGTGAGGCTTTATAGAAAAATCTACCTTCCACAACCACCAGCGTGCACACTGGGTGAGAAGCCTCGTGTGAGCAGGAAATGTGGATGAGCTTTTAGCCACAGATCAGACCTCCTCAGACACCAGAGGACACACACAAGCGAGAAGCCCTTCGTGTGCATAGTATGTGGGCAAGGCATTAGTGAAAAGTCAGACCTTGTTAAGCACCAGAGGATTCACACAGGAGCTGAGCCTTATGTGTGCAGGAACTGTGGCCGAGGCTTTAGGGTGAAATCACACTTCATCACTCACAGAAGACACATTCTGGGAAGAAGCCTTATGTGTGTGGGGAGCGTGGGCAAGCTTTTAGCTGCAAGACAGTCCTCAGCACACACTAGAGGACACACATGGGTGAGAAGCCTTACAAGTGCATAGTGTGAGGGCGAGACTTTAGCCCCAAGTCTACTCCAGCACATGTCAGAGGACACACTCAGGGGAAGACCCTTATGTGTGCAGGGAATGTGGCTGTGGCTTTAGCTATGTCAGCCCTCATGAGACACTGGAGGGCCCACTCAGGAAAAACCCTTAGGTGTGCAAGGAGCAAGGGTGTGTGTTTAGCAACAAGTCAACTGTCAGCCACACAAGAGAACACACTCAGGGGAGAAGGCTTGATTGTAAGGTGCTGTGGACAAGGCTTTAGCTGGACATCACTC contains the following coding sequences:
- the CAMP gene encoding cathelicidin antimicrobial peptide, whose translation is METQRDSPSLARWSLLLLLLGLVITPAASRTLTYREAVLRVVDSLNQRSSEENFYRLLQLDSQPEGDENPNIPKPVSFTVKETVCPKTTQKPLEECDFKDNGLVKRCDGTVILDADSSYYDINCDEALEAKFGRLRNLIEKAGQNIRGKIQGIGRRIKDILKNLQPRPQV